The Arachis ipaensis cultivar K30076 chromosome B07, Araip1.1, whole genome shotgun sequence genome includes a window with the following:
- the LOC107609896 gene encoding TPR repeat-containing thioredoxin TTL2 codes for MKASNIYNASKKSQNKEEPKTRTRRNSTDTVITQKLSISDQKPCAKSTLVLQSRRLSDAARISTSTSASTSTSSNDDSKLQLAKINERNNKSPARAQLAGNLLVNNNTPRAKSLRECGPKSKKEWTSSSGKALMGNIMRKNSCGGDEFARNKKVVDPEVLKNMGNNAYKGGRFEEAVALYDRAIALDSSKATYHCNKSAALIGLRRFQEALAECEESVRLEPSYTRAHNRLATIYFRLGEAEKALDCNQLTPDTDSALAFQTQTLQNHLNKCNEARKFNEWGVVLKETQSAISLGVDSSPQVYALQTEALLKLLRYQEAQVTYEKMPKFSPDWCNKIFGFARSSYQFMIAAQVYLAAGRFEDAVAAAQKAAKVDPSNREANAMLRKARAVTSARMSGNLLFKASKFVEASAVYNEGLDHNPHNSVLLCNRAACRSKFGQFEKAIEDCNAALIVQPSYSKARLRRADCNAKLQRWEVAIQDYEMLLREKPGDEEVARALFEAQLQLKMLRGEFIVNLKFGTNLVFISNNDQFRQYVTSPGMAVVLFTNRAANKQVLLVLEQISKRFPSVIFLKVEIEDHPYLAKSEGVNSIPAFKIYKNGSRVKEISGKNHDLLEKSVQLYSG; via the exons ATGAAAGCTAGCAACATATATAATGCATCAAAGAAGTCTCAGAACAAAGAAGAACCAAAGACTAGAACAAGAAGAAACTCCACTGACACTGTAATCACACAAAAGCTGAGTATCTCAGACCAAAAACCTTGCGCAAAAAGTACCCTTGTGCTTCAAAGTAGAAGACTATCAGATGCTGCAAGAATCTCAACATCCACATCGGCATCAACCTCGACATCATCGAATGACGACAGCAAACTGCAGCTGGCTAAGATAAATGAGAGAAACAACAAGTCTCCGGCCAGGGCACAACTGGCGGGGAACTTGCTTGTAAATAATAACACTCCAAGAGCAAAGAGCCTCCGGGAGTGTGGACCTAAGAGCAAAAAAGAGTGGACCTCCTCGTCCGGAAAAGCTTTGATGGGTAACATAATGAGGAAGAACAGCTGCGGCGGGGATGAGTTTGCGAGGAACAAGAAGGTGGTGGACCCGGAGGTGTTGAAGAACATGGGAAACAATGCGTATAAGGGAGGAAGGTTTGAAGAGGCTGTGGCGTTGTATGACAGAGCAATTGCTTTGGATTCAAGTAAGGCAACTTATCATTGCAACAAGAGTGCTGCTTTGATTGGCTTAAGAAGATTTCAAGAAGCACTTGCTGAGTGTGAGGAATCTGTTAGGTTGGAGCCTTCGTATACCAGAGCTCATAACCGTTTGGCAACAATATATTTCAG ATTGGGAGAAGCAGAGAAAGCCCTCGATTGCAATCAGTTAACCCCAGATACTGATTCTGCACTGGCTTTCCAAACTCAGACTCTTCAGAACCACCTTAATAAATGCAATGAAGCTCGGAAATTTAATGAATGGGGTGTTGTACTAAAGGAAACACAGTCAGCAATATCCTTAGGGGTTGATTCATCTCCACAG GTCTATGCTTTGCAAACTGAAGCCTTGTTGAAGCTCCTAAGATATCAAGAGGCACAAGTCACCTATGAGAAAATGCCAAAATTCTCACCTGATTGGTGCAACAAGATTTTTGGCTTTGCTCGCAGTTCCTACCAGTTCATGATCGCCGCACAGGTTTACTTGGCAGCTGGCAG GTTTGAGGATGCAGTTGCGGCCGCTCAGAAAGCAGCTAAGGTGGATCCAAGCAACAGAGAGGCGAATGCAATGTTAAGGAAGGCCAGAGCAGTAACATCAGCAAGAATGAGTGGAAACTTACTCTTCAAGGCATCGAAGTTTGTGGAAGCATCCGCAGTGTACAACGAAGGACTAGATCATAATCCGCACAACTCGGTCCTGCTGTGCAACAGAGCAGCGTGTCGTTCCAAGTTCGGCCAATTCGAGAAAGCTATTGAAGATTGCAATGCAGCACTCATAGTCCAGCCTTCCTACAGCAAAGCAAGGTTAAGGAGGGCAGATTGCAACGCCAAG TTGCAAAGATGGGAAGTTGCCATTCAAGACTATGAAATGCTACTAAGGGAGAAGCCAGGGGATGAGGAAGTAGCCAGGGCATTGTTTGAGGCTCAGCTACAACTTAAGATGCTCCGCGGCGAATTTATTGTAAACTTGAAATTTGGCACGAATTTGGTGTTCATTTCAAACAATGATCAATTTAGACAATACGTAACTTCTCCTG GAATGGCTGTGGTACTATTTACCAACAGGGCAGCAAACAAACAAGTACTTCTAGTGTTGGAGCAAATTAGCAAGCGATTCCCATCAGTGATTTTCCTCAAG GTGGAGATTGAGGACCATCCCTACTTGGCAAAATCAGAAGGTGTGAACTCTATTCCAGCTTTCAAAATATACAAGAATGGATCAAGGGTAAAAGAAATTTCTGGAAAAAACCATGATCTATTAGAAAAATCAGTTCAATTGTATAGCGGCTGA